DNA from Cupriavidus necator N-1:
AGAAGCCCAACGGCAATCCGGAGCTGGTGCTGAACTGGATCACGCCGCACCAGAAGTGGGGCATCCACTCCACCTACTCGGACAACCTGCGCATGCTGACGCTGTCGCGCGGCGGCCCGCACGTGTGGATCTCGGAGACGGAGGCCAAGGCCAACGGCATCCGCGACAACGACTGGGTCGAAGTGTTCAACGTCAACGGCACGCTGACCGCCCGCGTGGTGGTGTCGCAGCGCGTGCCCAAGGGCATGTGCCTGATGTACCACGCCCAGGAAAAGATCGTGAACGTGCCCGGCGCCGAAACCAGTGGCATGCGCGGCGGCATCCATAACTCGGTCACGCGCGCCGTGACCAAGCCCACCCACATGATCGGCGGCTACGCGCAGCTGGCCTACGGCTTCAACTACTACGGCACCGTGGGCAGCAACCGCGACGAGTTCGTGATCCTGCGCAAGATGAAGAAGGTCGACTGGCTGGAAGGGCCGCTCGTGGAAAAGACTAAGGAAGGAGCCTCGCAATGAAGATCCGTGCCCAGGTGGCCATGGTGCTGAACCTCGACAAGTGCATCGGCTGCCATACCTGCTCCGTGACCTGCAAGAACGTCTGGACCAGTCGCGACGGCGTCGAGTACGCCTGGTTCAACAACGTCGAGACCAAGCCCGGTATTGGCTACCCCAAGGAATGGGAGAACCAGGACAAGTGGCAGGGCGGCTGGAAGCGCAACGCCGACGGCACGCTGGAGCCGCGCCAGGGCGGCAAGCTGAAGATCCTGGCGAACCTGTTCGCCAACCCCAACCTGCCGCAGATCGACGAGTACTACGAGCCCTTCACCTACGACTACGAGCACCTGCAGAAGGCGCCGCTGGTGCAGACCCCGCCCACCGCTCGCCCGGTGTCGGTGCTGACCGGCCGCAAGATGGAAAAGATCGAGTGGGGCCCGAACTGGGAAGACGACCTCGGCGGCGAATTCAGCTCGCGCGGGCGCGACAAGCTCTTCGACGACGTGCAGAAGGAGATGTACTCGACCTTCGAGAACACCTTCATGATGTACCTGCCGCGCCTGTGCGAGCACTGCCTGAACCCGGCCTGCGTGGCCTCGTGCCCCTCGGGCTCGATCTACAAGCGCGAGGACGACGGCATCGTGCTGGTCGACCAGGACAAGTGCCGCGGCTGGCGCATGTGCATCTCGGGCTGCCCGTACAAGAAGATCTACTTCAACTGGCAGAGCGGCAAGGCCGAGAAATGCCTGTTCTGCTATCCGCGCATCGAGGCCGGCCAGCCCACGGTCTGCTCCGAGACCTGCGTCGGCCGCATCCGCTACCTCGGCGTGATGCTGTACGACGCCGACCGCATCGAGCAGGCGGCATCGGTGGCCGATGAGCGCGACCTGTACCAGTCGCAGCTCGACGTTTTCCTCGATCCGCACGACCCGGCGGTGCAGGCCGAGGCGCTGCGCCAGGGCATTCCGCAAAGCTGGCTGGATGCCGCGCGCAAGTCTCCGGTCTACAAGATGGCGTGCGAGTGGAAGGTTGCCTTTCCGCTGCACCCGGAGTACCGCACCCTGCCGATGGTCTGGTACATCCCGCCGCTGTCGCCGATCCAGTCGGCGGCCGAGGCCGGCCACATGGGCCTGAACGGCGTGATCCCGGACGTAAAGAGCCTGCGCATCCCGGTCAAGTACCTGGCCAACCTGCTGACCGCGGGTGATGTGATGCCGGTGCTGTCCGCGCTGGACCGCATGCTGGCGATGCGCGCCTACAAGCGCTCGCAGGTGGTGGACGGTGTGCAGGACCTGGGTGTGCTGGAGCAGGTGGGCCTGACGCCCGCCCAAGTCGAGGACATGTACCAGACCATGGCCATCGCCAACTACGAGGACCGCTTCGTGATTCCGTCCTCGCACAAGGAGATGGTCGAGGACAGCTTCAATGACAAGGCCAGCTGCGGCTTCACCTTTGGCAACGGCTGCTCGGGCGGTACTTCGGACGGCTCGCTGTTCGGCAAGAAGCCGCAGGGCAGCGTCCACTTTGTCGACATGCCCAAGTCGCGCAAGAACGCCGTGATGAGCTGATGCGTCCCACGAACCGCACGGAGAACAACATGCCCCTCTATCCCATCCTCAGCGCACTGCTCGGCTATCCCGAGCAGGATCTGCTGGACGCCCTGCCCGAGATCGATGCCGCGCTGGCCGAATGGCCGCAGGCGCGCGAGCTGCTGGCCCCCGTGACCGGCCTGCTGCGCAGCGAGTCGCTGATCGCGCTGCAGGAGAACTACGTCGCCACCTTCGACCGCAACCCGGCGCACTCGCTGCACCTGTTCGAGCACGTGCACGGCGAGAGCCGCGACCGCGGCCAGGCCATGGTCGACCTGATCGACGAGTACCGGCGCGACGGCTTTGAACCCGCGGCGTCCGAGCTGCCCGACTACGTGCCGCTGTTCCTGGAGTTCCTCGGCGCACTGGTGGCCGACGGCAAGGAAGCACGCGCCGAGCAGTTGCTGGGCGAGGCCATCCACGTGCTGGCCGCGATCGGCGAGCGCCTGACGCGCAACCAGAGCCCTTGCGCCAGCGTGTTCGCGGTGCTGCGCACGCTGACCGACGTGCAGCCGCAACCGCAGCAGGAACCGCCGGTGCGCGACATGGACGAGGCGCTGGAGACCTTCGGGCCGGGGGCCGACGGCGTGGAACCGTTGCTGGCGCCGCAGACGGGTCCGCAAGCGGTGAAATTCTATCCGCGCGATCCGCGTGTCAGGGCGCCAGTGCCGGCTGCCTGCTGACCGGGCATGGCAATGCAAACTGAACACCAGACAATGGGTTAACACACCATGGCAACGATCCACCAATTCCTCTTCGGCATCTACCCGTATATCGCTGCCGCCATCTTCCTGTTCGGCAGCCTGGCGCGCTTCGAGCGCGAGCAGTACACCTGGAAGACCGACAGCTCGCAGGTGCTGTACCGCGGCAACCTGCGCACCGGCAACATCCTGTTCCATGTCGGCATCCTGGGCCTGTTCTTCGGGCACCTGGTTGGCCTGCTGACGCCGGTGGCGGTGTGGGATGCGCTGGGTGTCTCGCACGGCTTCAAGCAGGCCGTGGCGATGGCCGCCGGCGGCGTGATGGGCACCATGTGCCTGGCCGGGCTGCTGATCCTGCTGCACCGCCGCCTGACCAACGCCCGCGTGTCGGCGGTCACCCGCACCGGCGACAAGGTGCTGCTGCTGTGGCTGCTGGTGACGCTGCTGCTGGGCCTGTCCACCATCTTCGAATCCGCCAGCCACATGGACGGCCAGATGATGGTGCAGCTGATGACCTGGGCGCAGCACATCGTCACGCTGCGCGGCGACGCCGCCGGCTATGTCGCGGATGCGCCGCTGCTGTTCAAGGCGCACCTGTTCATGGGCATCACGCTGTTCGCGATCTTCCCGTTCACGCGGCTGGTGCATGTGTGGAGCGGCTTTGCCTCGGTCGGCTATCTCGGCCGCGCCTGGCAATTGGTGCGTAGCCGCTGAGCGCCGCAACCCGACAAGGAGAACAGCATGCCTGTCACCGTCAATGGCGTGGAACTGCGCGACGCCGATATCGAACGCGAACTGGACCACCATCACGATGCGGCCAACCCGGCGCGGCTGGCCACCATTTCGGCCATCCTGCGCCAGCTGGTACGTGCCGAAGCCGACCGCATCGGCCTCGCCGCCGAAGGGCTGGACGACGACGCCCTGGCGCTGGCGCTGCTGGAACGCGAGGCCGGCATCCCCGAGCCCGACGAAGCCAGCTGCCGCCGCCACTACGACAGCCGCCCGGAGCGCTTTCGCGACGGCGAATGGGTCGAGGCCGACCATATCCTGTTCCAGGTCACGCCGCGCGTGCCGCTGGACGCGCTGCGCGAGATCGCCGCGCAGACGCTGGCACTGGTGCGGGGCGATCCTTCCACCTTCCCCGAGCACGCCCGCGCGCTGTCCAATTGCCCGAGCGGCGCCAACGGCGGCCGGCTTGGCCGCGTGTTCCGCGGCGAGACCGCTCCGGAATTCGAGCGCGCGCTGTTCGCCGCGCAGCAGGACGGCGTGCTGCCGCAGTTGGTGGAAACCCGCTTCGGCCTGCATATCGTGCGCGTCCTGGAACGCTGCCCCGGCACGCGCCTGCCCTTTGATGCGGTACGCGGCGACATTGCCCGCGCCCTGGCCAGCGCCGCGCGCGATCGTGCCTGGAAGCAATACGCCAGCCTGCTGATCGGGCGCGCGCGCATCGAAGGCATCGAGCTGGAAGGCGCCGACAGCCCGCTGGTGCAGTAGTGCCTGGACGCCGCCATGCATCACATCGAACAACTGCTCAAAGGTTTCGAACGCTTCCAGCAACGCTATTTCGACGACGAGCCCGGGCTGTTCGACACGCTGCGCACCGGCCAGCGCCCGCCCACGCTGCTGATCGGCTGCAGCGATTCACGCGTCGATCCTGGCCTGCTGCTGGGCTGCGATCCGGGCGAGCTCTTTACCGTGCGCAATATCGGCAACCTGGTGCCGCCCTGCACCGGCCGCCATGAAGGCAGCCTGCACGGCGTATCCGCAGCGATCCAGTTTGCCGTGCAGCAGCTGCGCGTGGCCCGCATCATCGTGATGGGCCACGGCGGCTGCGGCGGCATCCGCGCCTTGCTGGCGCAGCCGGCCGACGCCGGCGACCATCCGCCCGATGAAGGCGAAGACCCCGACTACATCGGCGCCTGGGTGCGCATCGCCGCACCGGCGCGCAGGCGGGTAGAGGAAACCCTGGCCACGGCCAGCGCCGCCGAGCGCCAGCGCGGCTGCGAGCAGGCGGCGATCCTGGTGTCGCTGCGCAACCTGCAGACTTTCCCGTTCGTGCGGCGTGCGCTGGAGGCCGGCAGGCTGACGCTGCACGGCTGGTATTTCGACCTGCAGGCCGGCGCACTGCTGGCCTATTCGCAGCGTGCCGACAGCTTCCTGCCGCTGGTGTGCCCGCTGCCCGCCCAAACTGAACTCCGCGAATCCTGCGAACCCTGACACCATGCATCCCTTCATCCTAGGCATCACCGGCACCTCCGGCAGCGGCAAGACCACGCTGATCACGGCGCTGCTGCCGTGGTTCCGCGCACAGGGCCTGACCGTCAACGTGATCAAGCACAGCCATCATCCGCTGGAACTGGAACCGCCGGGCAAGGACAGCGCGCGCTTTCGCGCCGCCGGCGCGGCCGAGGTGATGGTGGCATCGCCCTATCGCTTTGCCATCGTGCGCGAACTGGCCGACGAGGCCGAGCCGACGCTGGCCGAGCAGGTGGCGCGCCTGCGGCCGGCCAATATCACGCTGGTGGAAGGCTTCCGGCGCGAGGCGATTCCGCGCATCGAGGTCTACCGGCCGGCGCACGGGCGCGCGCCTTACTATCCGGGCGATCCTTCGATCATCGCGCTGGCCACCGATGCGCGCATGGACACGGTGCTGCCCTGCATGGCTCTTGATGACATTGCACAGGTGGGGGGCTTCATCCTCGCCATGAAGGACGAGGCGGGGGCGGCGACCGCGGCTGCCGCGTTCAGTCGCTCGCGCGACGGTGCAACGGCCATATGACGTTCACGGCCTCGCCGTCGTTGCGGTAGGCGTGGCAGGTGTCCAGTATCCAGGGCCGGGGTACGGGCTCGTCTCCTGCCAGCTTGGCATCCCACGGCGTCTGTTCGCGCTGGACCGACATCATGGTCTGCATCGCGGTGGTGGCCAGGGGCCCCAGCAGTTCCGTCAGGTGGGTACAACCCTTGGCGCCCCCCAGGCGCGCCCTGGCCTGCTGCCGGAAGCCACCACCGATGCGCAGACCCTCCAGCTGCCGATAGGCGGCGTTGATCTCCGCGCAGTACGGCGTCGGGCCGGTCTCGGTGCGGGCCTCGAAGCGCCGGATCACCAGGTCCGCGTCGATGGTCATGCACAGGCGCATCTGGTGAATGAGGCCACCTTCGGGCACGCTGACAAAGGGCAATTCGGTGGCGTCGGCGGAAATATCATGCATATCGGCCTCGATGTCATAGAGGCCATCGTCGCGCAGATAACCGCGGCATTCGATCTGGCGGGTGTGACGCAGCGTGCGTCCGGGTTGGGGCGTGGGGGCTGTTTCCATGCGCGTTTCCATCAGGCTTCTGGTATTGCCAGTCATGATGGACGCTAGTGGCGCTGGAATCGCCCCCCAGTATCGGGTGGCGCGGCCCCGATACCGCGCATGATCGCCGCCGGATGGCTACCAGCAGTTGTCCGCGCTGCCCGCGCCGGACGCACGGTGGCTGGCAAAGTGGTCCAGCAGGAAGTCCACCAGCGCCCGCACCTTGTCCGGACGATGGTTGCGCGCCGGGAACACGAGATGGATATCCGCGGGCGCGAACTGCCATTGCGGCAGCACCCGGCGCAGGGCGCCGCTGCGCAGGTGCTCCGCAACATCCCACTCGGAGCGAACGATCAGGCCCTGGCCATCCAGCGCCCAGGCCAGCGCCGATTCCCCGTCATTGGTACTCATGGTGCCGCGGACCTTGACGGTCTCCTGCTGTGCGCCATGGCGCAGGTGCCAGGTGCCGAAGGTCTCGTCGGCTTCGCGGATGAAGATGCAGTTGTGCCGCGCCAGCTCGCGCGGGCTCGACGGCTCGCCCCGCGCTTCCAGGTAGGACGGCGCGGCACAGAGCAGGCGGCGGTTGCTGGCCAGCAGGCGCGCCGTCAGCCGCACGTCCGGCATCTCTCCAAAGTGGATCATGGCGTCCAGGCCCTGCTCGACCAGGTTCAGGGGCCGGTCGCTCAGGTAGAGCTGGACCTCGATATTCGGAAAGCGGCGCGAGAACCCCGACAGTGCCGGCGCGATATGCCGCCGTCCGAAGCCGAGCGTTGCGCCGATCTTCAGCAAGCCGTGCGGGGTGCTGCCGGTGCCCGCGATCGATCGCTCCAGCGCCTCCATCTCCGCAAGGATCCGCGCCCCTTCCACCAGATAGCTTTCCCCTTCCGGCGTCAGGCTGATGCGGCGCGTGGTCCGGTGCAGCAACCGGACGCGCAGCCGTGCCTCCAGCCCCGCCAGCCGCTTGCTGACCGCGGGCGGCGTCACGCCAAGCTCCTGCGCTGCGCCGGCCAGGCTGCCGTGCTTGTTGATGCACGCGAAGAACGCGACGTCCGAGAGGTTATCCATTAGTGAATACCAGGAAACAAAGAAGTAACTGAGTTTGAATTATGTGCTTCTGAGTGAATGATACGATGGTTTCCATAACGATTCCTAAACCAGGAGACACTCATGAAAGTTGCCCACCTCACGGCCTTGCTGCTGTGTGCCGCGTCGATCGGCACGGCCGCGGCGCAGTCCTATCCCCAGCGCCCGGTACGCCTGATCGTGCCGTACGCCCCGGGCGGCAGCGCCGACATCGCCGCGCGCCTGGTCTCGGATGCCTGGTCGAAGAGCCTGGGCGGCACCATCGTGGTCGAGAACCGTGCCGGCGCCGGCGGCAATATCGGCGTCGATGCCGTGGCCAAGGCCGCCGCCGATGGCTACACCATCGGCCTGCAGACCGTGTCCCTGGCGATCAACCCGGGCCTGTTCCCGCGCATGCCCTACGACACGCTGAAAGACCTGGCCCCCATCGGCATGGTCGCCAGCTCGCAGCATGTGCTGGTGGTCAACAACAACGTGCCCGCCAAGAACCTGCAGGAACTGATCGCGGCGGCCAAGGCTACGCCGGGCAAGCTGACCTACGGGTCCGCGGGCAACGGCAGCACCTTCCATATGTCGGCCGAGCTGTTCAAGTCGGTGGCCAACGTCTCCATCGTCCACGTGCCGTACCGCGGCGGCGGCCCGGCCCTGGTCGACACCATTGCGGGCCAGGTGGACATGAGCTTCCCGGTGGTCTCGGCCGCGCAGCAGCATGTGCAGGGCGGCAAGCTCAAGGCGCTCGCCGTCACCGGCACCAGGCGCTCGCCGCAGTTGCCCAATGTGCCGACCGCGGCCGAGGCGGGCCTGCCCGGCTATGCCTTCGAGACCTGGTTCATGGTGTTTGCCCCGGCCGGCACGCCCAAGCCCGTGATCGACAAGCTGAACGCGGCACTGAACACCGCGCTGGCCGCGCAGGCAACCCGTGACCGCATGCTCAAGGAAGGCTTCGAGCCCACCCCGACCACGCCCGAGGCGGCACGCCAGCGCCTGGAAAAGGAGATGCCTGTGTGGGCCAACCTGATCAGGCTGCGCGGCATCACCGCGGAATAACGACAGACAAGGCAGTTGCCATGACCCCCAAGACGCTATACCAGAAGCTGGTCGACTCCCATACCGTGGCCAGGATCGACGACGACAATGTGCTGTTGTACTGCGACCTGCACCTGATGAACGAGTACACCAGCCCGCAGGCCTTCGCCGGGTTGCATGAACAGGGCCGCGGCGTGCTGGTGCCGGGACAGAACGTCTCGGTGGTCAGCCATATCATCCCGACGCACCCCACAGCGATCCGCGTGATCGCGGACCCGGCCTCGGCGCTGCAGGCCACCAACCTGCGTGCCAACTGCGAGCGGCACGCGATCCCGCTGTTCGACACCAACGACACGCTGCAGGGCATCGAGCACGTGATCGCGCCCGAGCACGGCATGATCCGGCCGGGCATGGTGGTGATCTGCGGCGACAGCCATACCACCACCTACGGCGCGCTCGGCGCGCTGGGCTTCGGCATCGGCACGTCTGAGGTCGAGCATGTGCTGGCCACCCAGACGCTGGTCTACCGGATGGCCAGGACCATGCGCATCCGCGTGGACGGCAAGCTGCCCGCCGGCACCACCGCCAAGGACCTGATCCTCAGGATCATCGGCGCGATCGGCGCGCAAGGTGCGCGCGGCTACGTGGTGGAGTACTGCGGATCGGCGATCCGCGACCTGAGCGTCGAGGCCCGCTTCACGCTGTGCAACATGACCGTGGAAGCCGCGGCGCGCGGCGCGCTGATCGCGCCGGACGCGGTCGCCACCGACTATGTGCTGCGCCGCGCCGTGGATATCGAAGGCCCGCAGCGCGACGCCGCGCTCAGCTACTGGGCCACGCTGCAGAGCGATCCGGACGCCGTGTTCGACATGGACTTCGTGTTCGACGCGAGCGAGATCGAGCCCTACGTCACCTGGGGCACCAGCCCGGACCAGGTGCTGCCGGTTTCCGGGCAGATCCCGTTCCCGGAAGACCAGATCGACGAGGCCGAGCAGCGCTCGGTCGAGCGCGCGCTGGCGTACACGCACCTGCAACCGGGCGCCGCGCTGGCAGGCACGCCGATCCAGCACGTCTTCATCGGCTCCTGCACCAACGGCCGCATCGAGGACCTGCGCGCGGTGGCCAGCGTAGTGCGCGGCCGCAAGGTCGCTGCAGGGGTCCGGGCCATGGTGGTGCCTGGGTCGGGCGCGGTCAAGGCCCAGGCCGAGCGCGAGGGCCTGGCCGGGATCCTCACCGCCGCCGGCTTTGAATGGCGGCAACCGGGCTGCTCGATGTGCCTGGCCATGAACGACGACGTGCTCGCCGACGGCGTGCGCTGCGCTTCCACCACCAACCGCAATTTCGAGGGCCGGCAGGGACGCGGTGCCATCACCCACCTGATGAGCCCGGCCATGGCCGCCGCGGCAGCGGTCACCGGCGTCATCACCGACGTCCGCAAGCTGGAGATCACCCATGCCTGAACACACCTGCATCGCCGGCAAAGGCGCCGCCATCCGCTTCGAGAACCTCGATACCGACCAGATCATCCCCAAGCAGTTTCTGCGCGGGATCGACAAGGCCGGGCTGGCCGAGGGCATCCTCTACGACCACCGCTTCGATGCCAGCGGCGCGCCGCACCCTGGCTTCGTGCTGAACCGGCCCGAGTACGCCGGCACCAGTATCCTGGTGAGCGGCGCCAACTTCGGCTGCGGCTCCAGCCGTGAGCACGCCGTCTGGGGCCTGCAGCAATTTGGCATCCGCGCCGTGATTGCGCCGAGCTTCGGCGAGATCTTCTATTCGAACGCGATGAACAACCGGCTGCTGCTGGTGATGCTGCCGCGTGAGGTGATCGAGCCGTTGATGAACGACGTGGATGCGGACGCGGGCAACACCATCAGCATCGATGTCGAGGCGATGCGGGTGCGCACTCCGTCTGGCGACTACGCCTTCGACCTGTCGGCACGGCACCGCCGCATGTTTATCGAAGGGCTGGACATGATCGGCCTGTCGCTGCGGCAGCGCGGCGAGATCGAGCAGTTCATCCAGCAGTACCGGGGCGCGTTCCCGTGGACAACGAACGTGGCCAGGCGCACGCGCGACCGCTTGGGCCCGACCTGAACCCTGCCTTGCAAGCGCATCGCCTCCACGGTGCGCTTGCACCATCGCAAACGACAAACATCAACCACCCACACTTCGTTCCCACACCACCGCCGCCGTTTGATGCCAGTCAATTCCATGTCGTCAGTGTGTCCGCATGCTTCCCACATGACGACAGGTGCCCGCCACCCAGGCATGGACACCGCGAAACCGCTTTCCTCACCGCTGATCCACGGCACCCATGAAAGCAAAAAACTGGCTGTACCCGGCAATCGCGGCATTGCCGCTCTCACTCTGGCTCGGGCTGCCACATGCAGCCACCAAGGCAGAACCGAAGGCGGAACAGAAGGCCGCCATCCCCACCCTCACTGCCGCTGAGTTCGACCACGCCCGGCAGATCTACTTCGAGCGCTGCGCCGGCTGCCACGGCGTGCTGCGCAAGGGCGCGACCGGCAAGGCGCTGACGCCGGACATCACCCGCGCGCGCGGCACCGAGTACCTGAAGACCTTCATCAAGTACGGCAGCCCCGCCGGCATGCCGAACTGGGGCACCTCGGGCGATCTCTCCGACCCGGAAGTCGACCTGATGGCGCGCTATATCCAGCTCGACCCGCCGACCCCGCCCGAGTACTCACTGGCCGATATCGAGAAAAGCCGCAAGGACATCCTGCCGGTGGCCCAGCGCCCGACCAGGAAGATGAACCAGTACAACCTTGACAACCTCTTCTCGGTCACGCTGCGCGATGCCGGCGAGGTGGCGCTGATCGACGGCGACAGCAAGCAGCTCATCAATATCGTCAAGACCGGCTACGCGGTGCATATCTCGCGCATGTCGGCGTCCGGGCGCTACCTGTATGTGATCGGCCGCGATGCGCGGCTGGACCTGATCGACCTGTGGCTGCCCAAGCCCGATATCGTCGCGGAAGTGAAGGTCGGCATGGAGGCGCGCTCGGTCGAGACCTCCAAGTACAAGGGCTATGAGGACAAGTACGCCGTGGCCGGGTCCTACTGGCCGCCGCAGTACGTGATCATGGAAGGCGACACGCTCAAGCCGCTCAAGGTGGTCTCCACGCGCGGCATGACCGTGGACAACGAATACCACCCCGAGCCGCGCGTGGCGGCCATCGTCGCCAGCCATTTCCATCCGGAGTTCGTGATCAACGCCAAGGAGACCGGCAAGATCCTGATGGTCAACTACTCGGACCTGTCCAACCTGAAGACCACCACGATTGATTCAGCCAAGTTCCTGCATGACGGCGGCTTCGACGCCACCGGCCGCTACTTCCTGGTGGCCGCCAATGCGTCCGACAAGATCGCCGTGGTCGACACCAAGGAGAACAAGCTGGCCGCACTGATCAACGTGGGCAAGACCCCGCATCCGGGACGCGGCGCCAACTTCACGCATCCGAAGTTCGGCCCGGTCTGGACCACCAGCCACCTTGGCGACGAGACGATCAGCCTGATCGGCACCGATCCGGTCGGACACCCGGCGCAGGCGTGGAAGGTGGTGCAGACCATCAAGGGCCAGGGCGGCGGCTCGCTCTTCATCAAGACCCACCCGAAGTCGTCCAACCTGTGGGTCGACACGCCGCTGAACCCTGACGCCAAGCTCAACCAGTCGGTGGCGGTATTCGACACGCGCAACCTGGAAGCCGGCTACAAGGTGCTGCCGATCGCTGAATGGGCCGAGCTGAAGGGCGCGGGCGCCAGGCGCGTGGTGCAGGCCGAATACAACAAGGCCGGCGACGAGGTCTGGTTCTCGGTCTGGGGCACCAAGGACGGCGAGTCCGCGCTGGTGGTGGTCGATGACAAGACCCGCACGCTCAAGACCGTGATCAAGGACAAGCGCCTGGTC
Protein-coding regions in this window:
- the leuC gene encoding 3-isopropylmalate dehydratase large subunit, with protein sequence MTPKTLYQKLVDSHTVARIDDDNVLLYCDLHLMNEYTSPQAFAGLHEQGRGVLVPGQNVSVVSHIIPTHPTAIRVIADPASALQATNLRANCERHAIPLFDTNDTLQGIEHVIAPEHGMIRPGMVVICGDSHTTTYGALGALGFGIGTSEVEHVLATQTLVYRMARTMRIRVDGKLPAGTTAKDLILRIIGAIGAQGARGYVVEYCGSAIRDLSVEARFTLCNMTVEAAARGALIAPDAVATDYVLRRAVDIEGPQRDAALSYWATLQSDPDAVFDMDFVFDASEIEPYVTWGTSPDQVLPVSGQIPFPEDQIDEAEQRSVERALAYTHLQPGAALAGTPIQHVFIGSCTNGRIEDLRAVASVVRGRKVAAGVRAMVVPGSGAVKAQAEREGLAGILTAAGFEWRQPGCSMCLAMNDDVLADGVRCASTTNRNFEGRQGRGAITHLMSPAMAAAAAVTGVITDVRKLEITHA
- a CDS encoding peptidylprolyl isomerase, coding for MPVTVNGVELRDADIERELDHHHDAANPARLATISAILRQLVRAEADRIGLAAEGLDDDALALALLEREAGIPEPDEASCRRHYDSRPERFRDGEWVEADHILFQVTPRVPLDALREIAAQTLALVRGDPSTFPEHARALSNCPSGANGGRLGRVFRGETAPEFERALFAAQQDGVLPQLVETRFGLHIVRVLERCPGTRLPFDAVRGDIARALASAARDRAWKQYASLLIGRARIEGIELEGADSPLVQ
- a CDS encoding DUF2889 domain-containing protein — its product is METAPTPQPGRTLRHTRQIECRGYLRDDGLYDIEADMHDISADATELPFVSVPEGGLIHQMRLCMTIDADLVIRRFEARTETGPTPYCAEINAAYRQLEGLRIGGGFRQQARARLGGAKGCTHLTELLGPLATTAMQTMMSVQREQTPWDAKLAGDEPVPRPWILDTCHAYRNDGEAVNVIWPLHRRASD
- a CDS encoding carbonic anhydrase; amino-acid sequence: MHHIEQLLKGFERFQQRYFDDEPGLFDTLRTGQRPPTLLIGCSDSRVDPGLLLGCDPGELFTVRNIGNLVPPCTGRHEGSLHGVSAAIQFAVQQLRVARIIVMGHGGCGGIRALLAQPADAGDHPPDEGEDPDYIGAWVRIAAPARRRVEETLATASAAERQRGCEQAAILVSLRNLQTFPFVRRALEAGRLTLHGWYFDLQAGALLAYSQRADSFLPLVCPLPAQTELRESCEP
- a CDS encoding LysR family transcriptional regulator, yielding MDNLSDVAFFACINKHGSLAGAAQELGVTPPAVSKRLAGLEARLRVRLLHRTTRRISLTPEGESYLVEGARILAEMEALERSIAGTGSTPHGLLKIGATLGFGRRHIAPALSGFSRRFPNIEVQLYLSDRPLNLVEQGLDAMIHFGEMPDVRLTARLLASNRRLLCAAPSYLEARGEPSSPRELARHNCIFIREADETFGTWHLRHGAQQETVKVRGTMSTNDGESALAWALDGQGLIVRSEWDVAEHLRSGALRRVLPQWQFAPADIHLVFPARNHRPDKVRALVDFLLDHFASHRASGAGSADNCW
- a CDS encoding tripartite tricarboxylate transporter substrate binding protein — its product is MKVAHLTALLLCAASIGTAAAQSYPQRPVRLIVPYAPGGSADIAARLVSDAWSKSLGGTIVVENRAGAGGNIGVDAVAKAAADGYTIGLQTVSLAINPGLFPRMPYDTLKDLAPIGMVASSQHVLVVNNNVPAKNLQELIAAAKATPGKLTYGSAGNGSTFHMSAELFKSVANVSIVHVPYRGGGPALVDTIAGQVDMSFPVVSAAQQHVQGGKLKALAVTGTRRSPQLPNVPTAAEAGLPGYAFETWFMVFAPAGTPKPVIDKLNAALNTALAAQATRDRMLKEGFEPTPTTPEAARQRLEKEMPVWANLIRLRGITAE
- the narH gene encoding nitrate reductase subunit beta — translated: MKIRAQVAMVLNLDKCIGCHTCSVTCKNVWTSRDGVEYAWFNNVETKPGIGYPKEWENQDKWQGGWKRNADGTLEPRQGGKLKILANLFANPNLPQIDEYYEPFTYDYEHLQKAPLVQTPPTARPVSVLTGRKMEKIEWGPNWEDDLGGEFSSRGRDKLFDDVQKEMYSTFENTFMMYLPRLCEHCLNPACVASCPSGSIYKREDDGIVLVDQDKCRGWRMCISGCPYKKIYFNWQSGKAEKCLFCYPRIEAGQPTVCSETCVGRIRYLGVMLYDADRIEQAASVADERDLYQSQLDVFLDPHDPAVQAEALRQGIPQSWLDAARKSPVYKMACEWKVAFPLHPEYRTLPMVWYIPPLSPIQSAAEAGHMGLNGVIPDVKSLRIPVKYLANLLTAGDVMPVLSALDRMLAMRAYKRSQVVDGVQDLGVLEQVGLTPAQVEDMYQTMAIANYEDRFVIPSSHKEMVEDSFNDKASCGFTFGNGCSGGTSDGSLFGKKPQGSVHFVDMPKSRKNAVMS
- the narI gene encoding respiratory nitrate reductase subunit gamma, translated to MATIHQFLFGIYPYIAAAIFLFGSLARFEREQYTWKTDSSQVLYRGNLRTGNILFHVGILGLFFGHLVGLLTPVAVWDALGVSHGFKQAVAMAAGGVMGTMCLAGLLILLHRRLTNARVSAVTRTGDKVLLLWLLVTLLLGLSTIFESASHMDGQMMVQLMTWAQHIVTLRGDAAGYVADAPLLFKAHLFMGITLFAIFPFTRLVHVWSGFASVGYLGRAWQLVRSR
- the mobB gene encoding molybdopterin-guanine dinucleotide biosynthesis protein B, which translates into the protein MHPFILGITGTSGSGKTTLITALLPWFRAQGLTVNVIKHSHHPLELEPPGKDSARFRAAGAAEVMVASPYRFAIVRELADEAEPTLAEQVARLRPANITLVEGFRREAIPRIEVYRPAHGRAPYYPGDPSIIALATDARMDTVLPCMALDDIAQVGGFILAMKDEAGAATAAAAFSRSRDGATAI
- the narJ gene encoding nitrate reductase molybdenum cofactor assembly chaperone, whose protein sequence is MPLYPILSALLGYPEQDLLDALPEIDAALAEWPQARELLAPVTGLLRSESLIALQENYVATFDRNPAHSLHLFEHVHGESRDRGQAMVDLIDEYRRDGFEPAASELPDYVPLFLEFLGALVADGKEARAEQLLGEAIHVLAAIGERLTRNQSPCASVFAVLRTLTDVQPQPQQEPPVRDMDEALETFGPGADGVEPLLAPQTGPQAVKFYPRDPRVRAPVPAAC